One Dictyoglomus turgidum DSM 6724 DNA window includes the following coding sequences:
- a CDS encoding acyl-CoA dehydratase activase produces the protein MKYFLGVDIGSATTKVVLLSSNGTKDNILGYAIRETGSDGNKTALDLIDDLLKTHNISLKDINSIVATGYGRIKVDFTDKSKTEISCHAKGINFLFPDARTVIDIGGQDSKVIKIGKNGAVLDFVMNDKCAAGTGRFLEIMSKVLQVSFDEFGEIHLKTSDYVDITNICTVFAESEIITLISEGVPKEKIIKGINYSVAKRAVALVKRVGIDQEVVMSGGVAKNIGVVKALEELIGVSIKTPHEPQIVGALGAALFAKELS, from the coding sequence ATGAAGTATTTCTTAGGAGTAGATATTGGTTCAGCTACCACAAAGGTTGTTTTGCTTTCATCCAATGGGACAAAAGATAATATTTTGGGTTATGCTATAAGAGAAACAGGTTCTGATGGGAATAAAACTGCTTTGGATCTGATTGACGATTTGCTGAAAACTCATAATATCTCTTTAAAGGATATTAACAGTATTGTGGCTACAGGTTATGGAAGGATAAAAGTGGATTTTACTGACAAATCCAAAACTGAAATATCTTGTCATGCTAAAGGTATAAATTTTTTATTTCCAGATGCAAGAACAGTGATAGATATAGGTGGACAAGATAGTAAAGTGATAAAAATTGGTAAAAATGGTGCTGTACTTGATTTTGTAATGAATGACAAGTGTGCCGCAGGGACAGGACGCTTTTTGGAGATCATGTCTAAGGTACTTCAAGTTTCTTTTGATGAATTTGGAGAAATTCATCTTAAAACCTCAGATTACGTGGATATAACTAATATTTGTACTGTTTTTGCAGAATCTGAAATAATAACCCTAATTTCTGAGGGCGTACCTAAGGAAAAAATTATAAAAGGAATTAATTATTCGGTAGCTAAAAGAGCGGTTGCTCTTGTCAAGAGGGTAGGCATAGATCAGGAGGTAGTTATGAGTGGGGGAGTAGCAAAAAATATTGGAGTTGTAAAGGCATTAGAGGAGTTAATAGGAGTAAGTATAAAAACTCCCCATGAACCCCAAATAGTTGGGGCTTTAGGAGCTGCCCTTTTTGCTAAGGAATTATCATAA
- a CDS encoding LacI family DNA-binding transcriptional regulator has protein sequence MRREDIKKKVTLKDIAKAAGVSVSAVSFALNNKGSLNPETKTKILKIAQELGYTPERELKKTYTIGLVISDVTNPFYPAVVIGVESVLLKHGYSLFLCNTDYDPDLGCTSIKRFIDRNVDGVIIMTNRLDDSVIELLKLYNIPVLVFDRNIEGLDVSGLLVDFQSGISEAVTHLVNLGHTDIAIITGPLDLETAQARLRAFKMALKRYHIDLPEDRIFEGDFKMRSGEEAMRKILKLDPRPTAVFASNDMMAIGALREAQNQGLRIPEDISIVGLDDIMMASYVNPSLTTVVFPQQEVGTKAAELILRAIEKGEKAVSYIHTYLVIRKSTGPAPIK, from the coding sequence ATGAGGAGAGAAGATATAAAGAAAAAGGTCACATTAAAAGATATTGCAAAAGCTGCTGGGGTATCTGTATCAGCAGTATCCTTTGCATTAAATAACAAAGGATCTCTTAATCCTGAGACAAAGACAAAAATTTTAAAAATTGCTCAAGAACTTGGCTATACTCCAGAAAGAGAGCTAAAAAAGACTTATACTATAGGACTTGTAATAAGTGATGTTACAAATCCCTTCTATCCAGCAGTGGTTATAGGAGTGGAGAGTGTCTTATTAAAACATGGTTATAGTCTCTTCCTTTGCAATACTGATTATGACCCTGACCTTGGATGTACATCTATAAAAAGGTTCATAGACAGAAACGTAGATGGTGTAATAATAATGACTAACAGATTGGATGACTCAGTAATAGAACTTCTTAAACTGTATAATATTCCTGTGTTAGTCTTTGACAGGAATATAGAGGGTCTTGATGTCAGCGGGTTATTAGTAGATTTCCAGTCAGGAATATCCGAAGCTGTCACTCACCTTGTCAATTTAGGACATACAGATATCGCCATAATTACGGGACCCCTTGATTTAGAGACAGCCCAAGCAAGACTCAGAGCCTTTAAGATGGCTCTTAAGAGATATCATATTGACTTACCCGAGGATAGAATCTTTGAGGGCGACTTCAAAATGAGAAGTGGTGAAGAGGCCATGAGAAAAATTTTAAAACTTGACCCAAGACCTACTGCAGTTTTCGCATCTAACGATATGATGGCAATTGGTGCTTTAAGAGAGGCTCAAAACCAAGGATTAAGAATTCCAGAAGATATATCCATTGTAGGTCTTGATGATATCATGATGGCATCTTATGTAAATCCTTCTTTAACCACAGTAGTATTCCCTCAACAAGAAGTAGGAACAAAAGCAGCAGAACTAATACTTAGAGCCATAGAAAAGGGAGAGAAAGCAGTATCCTATATCCATACTTACCTTGTCATTAGAAAATCCACTGGCCCTGCACCAATTAAATAA
- a CDS encoding ribulokinase, whose translation MGKYAIGLDYGTNSVRALVVDISNGEELGTYVYNYEHGEDGVILDPKNPNVARQHPADYIKGLEVTIEGALREAEKNSKEFSRKDVIGIGIDTTGSTPLPIDKDGVPLAFHEEFKDNINALAWLWKDHSSYEEAEEITRLANEKGYPYLRKYGGVYSSEWFFSKILHCLRVDPKVFDSAYTWVEICDYIPAVLTGKTKPHEIKRSICAAGHKAMFNLEWGGLPSKEFLSQLDPKLADLRDRLYDKAYTSDVPFGYISEYYADKFGLNKDVVVAVGAFDAHMGGVGAGIKPGVLVKVIGTSTCDMMVVPNTEKLPDIPGLCGIVDGSILPGYYGLEAGQSAVGDIFNWFVKYLTPREYFGEEGKNKDLHQLLTEKAEKLKTGESGLLALDWNNGNRTVLVDAKLTGLLIGQTLHTRPEEIYRALIEATAFGARVIMERFEEYGVKVNEVIACGGIPEKNPFMMQVYADILGRTIKISYSSQTPALGAAIFGAVAAGYEKSGYRNVEEAQKAICRVKDKVYYPRQEDSEIYNKLYKLYRELHDIFGTKEASYNLYHVMKELIEIRDKVKGVK comes from the coding sequence TGGAGAAGATGGCGTAATTCTTGACCCTAAAAATCCTAATGTGGCAAGACAACATCCGGCAGATTATATAAAAGGTCTTGAGGTAACTATAGAAGGAGCATTAAGGGAGGCAGAGAAAAATAGTAAGGAGTTTAGTAGAAAGGATGTTATAGGGATAGGAATAGATACTACAGGAAGTACTCCTTTACCAATAGATAAGGATGGGGTTCCTCTTGCCTTTCATGAAGAATTTAAAGATAACATTAATGCTTTAGCGTGGCTTTGGAAGGATCACTCAAGTTATGAGGAAGCCGAGGAGATAACGAGACTGGCTAACGAGAAGGGATATCCTTATTTAAGGAAATACGGGGGTGTATATTCCTCAGAATGGTTCTTCTCCAAGATATTACATTGTTTAAGAGTAGATCCTAAGGTGTTTGATTCTGCATATACTTGGGTTGAGATATGTGATTATATACCAGCAGTTTTGACAGGAAAGACTAAACCTCATGAGATAAAAAGAAGTATATGTGCAGCAGGGCATAAAGCTATGTTCAATTTGGAATGGGGAGGATTGCCCAGTAAGGAATTTCTTTCTCAGTTAGATCCTAAGTTAGCAGATTTGAGGGATAGGCTATACGATAAGGCTTATACTTCTGATGTTCCTTTTGGATATATATCAGAGTATTATGCGGATAAATTTGGCTTAAATAAAGATGTAGTAGTAGCTGTAGGAGCTTTTGATGCTCACATGGGTGGAGTTGGAGCAGGAATTAAGCCTGGTGTGCTTGTGAAGGTTATAGGCACTTCTACTTGCGATATGATGGTGGTACCAAATACTGAGAAACTTCCTGACATACCTGGGCTTTGTGGAATAGTAGATGGTTCAATTCTTCCAGGATATTATGGGCTCGAGGCAGGGCAGTCTGCTGTAGGAGATATATTTAACTGGTTTGTGAAGTATTTAACTCCGAGGGAATATTTTGGAGAAGAGGGAAAAAACAAGGATTTGCATCAACTCTTAACAGAGAAGGCAGAGAAGCTAAAGACAGGAGAAAGCGGACTTCTTGCTTTGGATTGGAATAATGGAAATAGAACAGTACTTGTAGATGCAAAGTTAACTGGCCTTCTTATAGGACAAACCCTTCATACAAGACCAGAAGAGATCTACAGAGCGTTAATAGAAGCGACAGCTTTTGGAGCAAGAGTGATAATGGAAAGATTTGAAGAATATGGAGTGAAAGTCAATGAAGTTATAGCATGTGGTGGTATACCTGAAAAGAATCCTTTTATGATGCAGGTTTATGCTGATATATTAGGAAGGACAATAAAAATATCCTATTCTTCTCAAACGCCGGCTCTGGGAGCAGCTATTTTTGGAGCAGTAGCTGCGGGATATGAGAAAAGCGGGTATAGGAATGTGGAGGAAGCACAAAAGGCTATATGTAGAGTAAAGGATAAAGTATATTATCCAAGGCAAGAAGATAGTGAGATTTACAATAAACTTTATAAGTTATATAGGGAGCTTCATGATATTTTTGGAACCAAAGAAGCCTCTTATAATTTGTACCATGTGATGAAAGAATTGATTGAAATTAGAGATAAGGTTAAAGGAGTAAAGTAG
- a CDS encoding 2-hydroxyacyl-CoA dehydratase family protein — protein MSVEKLVYERQNLIKNFVGSFPVYLGAKIFINAKYKEDKVTKISYLYALDLIKYIYGKKSKKVMINIFTPSEIFYALDIYPLLPEVASGFFSALGLLRRALNESEGILGNSDVCSVHRGILGLSKLKVFPTPDFLVSYTKPCFSPIFSFSLIKELNGGEIFVIDSFEDEEYLASQIERIYYELTKRLGVKDGIERLKKVIILSNEAYNYFEEVKELRRDYVVMDGKNFLDYAGMIFSVFGSKYGVEFFKTLRDEIKSRIQKGKIIEPKVRLYWMHLGPYFKTDLFKWLNDKGAYIVFEESTSVSWERLDINNPFESLAKKLINLKAFSSLEDRIKVALENVEKYKAHGVIIFNQWGCRQGSVPTYIIRQKLVREGVPSLVIDGDLVDELNFPKEQIKTRIEAFLEVIS, from the coding sequence ATGAGCGTAGAAAAGTTAGTTTATGAAAGACAAAATTTAATAAAAAATTTTGTGGGTTCTTTTCCTGTCTATTTAGGGGCAAAGATCTTCATCAACGCGAAATACAAGGAAGACAAAGTTACAAAAATCTCCTACCTGTATGCTTTAGATCTGATAAAGTACATATATGGTAAGAAGAGTAAAAAAGTTATGATAAATATTTTTACTCCCTCAGAGATATTCTATGCTTTAGATATATATCCCCTTCTTCCAGAAGTAGCATCAGGTTTTTTCTCTGCTCTTGGTTTATTAAGAAGAGCTCTTAATGAAAGCGAGGGAATTTTGGGAAATTCTGATGTATGTAGTGTACATAGAGGTATTTTGGGATTATCAAAATTAAAGGTTTTTCCTACTCCTGATTTCCTCGTAAGCTATACAAAGCCATGCTTTTCTCCCATATTTTCTTTTAGTCTCATAAAAGAATTGAATGGAGGAGAGATTTTTGTCATAGATTCTTTTGAAGATGAAGAGTATTTAGCTTCTCAAATTGAGAGGATATATTATGAACTTACTAAAAGGCTCGGGGTAAAAGATGGAATAGAAAGGCTTAAGAAAGTTATTATTTTGTCCAATGAGGCTTATAATTATTTTGAAGAAGTGAAAGAACTTAGAAGAGATTACGTAGTGATGGATGGTAAAAATTTTCTTGATTATGCTGGGATGATTTTTTCAGTTTTTGGCTCTAAGTATGGAGTTGAATTCTTTAAGACCCTAAGAGATGAGATAAAAAGTAGAATTCAAAAAGGTAAAATTATAGAACCAAAAGTAAGATTATACTGGATGCATCTTGGCCCCTATTTTAAGACAGACCTTTTTAAGTGGCTAAATGATAAAGGAGCGTACATTGTTTTTGAGGAATCTACATCGGTCTCTTGGGAAAGGCTTGATATTAATAACCCCTTTGAATCTCTTGCTAAAAAGCTAATAAATCTTAAAGCCTTCTCAAGTTTGGAGGATAGAATAAAGGTAGCATTAGAAAACGTAGAAAAATATAAAGCTCATGGGGTGATAATTTTCAATCAATGGGGATGTAGACAAGGTTCAGTACCTACTTATATAATTAGGCAAAAACTTGTAAGAGAGGGAGTTCCCTCTCTTGTAATTGATGGAGACCTAGTAGATGAACTTAATTTTCCCAAAGAGCAGATTAAAACGAGAATAGAAGCCTTTTTAGAGGTGATATCATGA
- a CDS encoding 2-hydroxyacyl-CoA dehydratase subunit D, with product MEEIGEYFDYYSYLKDKINSGGYVGYMCSYVPPEIISASGFEPLPIIFPPLYPERTDEVYPKYFCPYIRNVNEYILRNGLNLEKIILTDGCDSSKRIYECWKELGVSNSIYFLRIPFNSDENSVKYFATELKELFKDLNGGIETEKLVKTIDFYNSLRDKIRRDGLNPLSIFSLLTGEAYTNFENNYDHNPQVKVYLLSSMFPLDFIKYLHSLGVEVAYIDSCFGGNLLERVENYHKDPFYVISEYYLKRTACVRSLGQEKRIENIKRLKENIDGVIIYTLKFCDPLIYQSARLREIIKTLNLPVLTIEDDYTLGNKGQIRTRVEAFVEMIYERRKVSL from the coding sequence ATGGAGGAAATAGGAGAATATTTTGATTATTATTCATACTTAAAAGACAAGATTAATTCAGGGGGGTATGTAGGATATATGTGTTCCTATGTACCTCCCGAGATTATTTCCGCTTCAGGTTTTGAACCTCTTCCTATAATTTTTCCTCCTTTATATCCAGAAAGAACTGACGAGGTATATCCTAAATATTTCTGTCCATACATCAGAAATGTGAATGAATATATTTTAAGAAATGGTTTAAATTTGGAAAAGATCATTCTTACCGATGGTTGTGATTCCTCAAAGAGAATATATGAGTGTTGGAAAGAGTTAGGAGTTTCTAATAGTATTTATTTCTTAAGAATTCCCTTTAATAGTGATGAGAATTCTGTAAAATACTTTGCTACTGAACTTAAGGAACTTTTTAAAGACCTAAACGGTGGTATAGAAACGGAAAAGCTTGTTAAGACGATTGATTTTTACAACTCTTTAAGGGATAAGATTAGGAGAGATGGGTTAAATCCTTTATCTATATTTTCTCTTCTTACTGGAGAAGCCTATACTAACTTTGAGAATAATTATGATCATAACCCTCAGGTAAAAGTTTATTTACTCTCTTCTATGTTTCCTCTTGATTTTATTAAATACTTACATAGCTTAGGAGTTGAGGTTGCTTATATTGATTCCTGTTTTGGGGGGAATTTATTAGAAAGAGTTGAAAATTACCATAAAGATCCTTTTTATGTTATCTCCGAGTATTATCTTAAAAGAACTGCATGTGTTAGAAGTTTGGGGCAGGAAAAAAGGATTGAAAATATAAAAAGGTTGAAGGAAAATATTGATGGAGTTATTATTTATACTCTAAAATTCTGTGATCCTCTTATCTACCAATCAGCAAGATTGAGGGAGATTATTAAAACTTTGAATCTTCCAGTTCTTACAATTGAGGATGATTATACCTTAGGGAATAAAGGACAAATAAGAACAAGAGTTGAAGCTTTTGTGGAGATGATTTATGAGCGTAGAAAAGTTAGTTTATGA